The following proteins come from a genomic window of Iamia sp. SCSIO 61187:
- a CDS encoding site-specific tyrosine recombinase XerD, with product MTSPPGGDDPTRGTFVALPLEAEELLGWLRVEKGRSASTLAAYRTDLRGYCAWLAERGLALRQVGEEDITAYVEHLKAQGRKESTVKRAVVVVRSLHRFLVREGTVTVDPASEVAVPKVPRNLPKALSEADVTRLLDAVVGDDPVARRDRVILEVLYGTGLRISELVGLSLADVDTDDALVRAFGKGAKERIVPLGRVARRAVLDWLAPGGRDALTPKQWARRGDAEALLLNRRGGRLTRQGAWGVVRKYGEQVGLADQLSPHVLRHSCATHMLDHGADVRTVQELLGHSSVSTTQIYTLVSQERLWQVYRDAHPRARA from the coding sequence GTGACCTCGCCGCCCGGCGGCGACGACCCGACGCGGGGCACCTTCGTCGCCCTGCCGCTCGAGGCCGAGGAGCTGCTGGGCTGGCTGCGGGTCGAGAAGGGCCGCTCGGCATCGACCCTGGCGGCCTACCGGACGGACCTCCGGGGGTACTGCGCCTGGCTGGCCGAGCGGGGCCTGGCCCTGCGCCAGGTGGGGGAGGAGGACATCACCGCCTACGTCGAGCACCTGAAGGCCCAGGGGCGCAAGGAGTCGACGGTGAAGCGGGCCGTGGTGGTCGTCCGCAGCCTGCACCGGTTCCTGGTGCGGGAGGGCACCGTCACCGTCGACCCGGCGTCGGAGGTCGCCGTGCCCAAGGTCCCTCGCAACCTCCCCAAGGCGCTGTCGGAGGCCGACGTGACCCGCCTCCTCGACGCCGTGGTGGGGGACGACCCCGTGGCCCGGCGCGACCGGGTGATCCTCGAGGTCCTCTACGGCACCGGGCTGCGCATCTCCGAGCTGGTCGGGCTGTCGCTGGCCGACGTCGACACCGACGACGCCCTCGTCCGGGCCTTCGGCAAGGGGGCCAAGGAGCGCATCGTGCCCCTCGGACGGGTGGCCCGGCGGGCCGTCCTGGACTGGCTCGCCCCCGGGGGCCGCGACGCCCTGACCCCGAAGCAGTGGGCCCGCCGGGGCGATGCCGAGGCCCTCCTGCTCAACCGGCGGGGAGGCCGGCTGACCCGGCAGGGCGCCTGGGGCGTGGTGCGCAAGTACGGCGAGCAGGTGGGGCTGGCCGACCAGCTCAGCCCGCACGTCCTGCGGCACTCGTGCGCCACCCACATGCTCGACCACGGCGCCGACGTCCGCACCGTGCAGGAGCTGCTCGGCCACTCGTCGGTGAGCACCACGCAGATCTACACCCTGGTCTCCCAGGAGCGCCTCTGGCAGGTGTACCGCGACGCCCACCCCCGGGCCCGCGCCTGA
- a CDS encoding dihydrofolate reductase: MDEPASGPGGTSIVVAVARDGAIGRDGGLPWHAAEDMAHFKRVTMGHTLVMGRLTWESIGRPLPGRRIVVVSRSPLPDLPTTVTAAGSPDEGLAVALDTDPDPVVAGGATLYDALLPLVARVHRTTIALDVPDADTWFPALPTTDWQLVSRRPGVDERLTFDVLDRIVPLG; the protein is encoded by the coding sequence GTGGACGAGCCGGCGAGCGGCCCGGGCGGGACGAGCATCGTCGTCGCCGTCGCCCGCGACGGGGCCATCGGCCGCGACGGTGGCCTCCCGTGGCACGCGGCCGAGGACATGGCCCACTTCAAGCGGGTCACCATGGGCCACACCCTGGTCATGGGCCGCCTGACCTGGGAGTCGATCGGCCGCCCGCTGCCGGGTCGGCGGATCGTGGTCGTGTCCCGGTCACCGCTCCCCGACCTGCCGACCACCGTGACCGCCGCCGGGTCACCCGACGAGGGCCTGGCGGTGGCCCTCGACACCGACCCCGATCCGGTGGTGGCCGGGGGGGCGACGCTCTACGACGCCCTCCTCCCGCTCGTGGCCCGGGTCCACCGCACCACCATCGCCCTCGACGTCCCCGACGCCGACACCTGGTTCCCCGCCCTCCCGACCACCGACTGGCAGCTGGTGAGCCGCCGGCCCGGCGTCGACGAGCGCCTCACCTTCGACGTCCTCGACCGCATCGTCCCCCTCGGCTGA
- a CDS encoding ScpA family protein — protein sequence MTYQVQTPVYDGPFDLLLHLILREQVDLYEVSLSGLVEAYLAELDKLDGLDLEIATEFLLIAATLVELKARRLLPGDAEVDLDDELALWEERDLLLARLLDCKTFKDASHVLAGLADTAARSWARRAGPEDRFLDLTPDCLDGVTPDDLRSAFLRATAPRPVPRVDLEHVAPIRLSVADAVAELVDELPRVGTIGFRALTASLVERLEVVLRFLAVLELCKQGLVDLDQAELFGDIRITWTGGAEDDDERGSVLAGAARSVDDYEG from the coding sequence ATGACCTACCAGGTGCAGACCCCCGTCTACGACGGGCCCTTCGACCTCCTGCTGCACCTGATCCTCCGCGAGCAGGTCGACCTGTACGAGGTCTCGCTGTCGGGGTTGGTCGAGGCCTACCTGGCCGAGCTCGACAAGCTCGACGGCCTCGACCTCGAGATCGCCACCGAGTTCCTGCTCATCGCGGCCACGTTGGTCGAGCTCAAGGCCCGCCGCCTCCTCCCCGGCGACGCCGAGGTCGACCTCGACGACGAGCTGGCCCTCTGGGAGGAGCGAGACCTGCTCCTCGCCCGGCTGCTCGACTGCAAGACGTTCAAGGACGCCTCCCACGTCCTGGCCGGGCTCGCCGACACCGCCGCCCGCTCGTGGGCCCGCCGGGCCGGGCCCGAGGACCGGTTCCTCGACCTCACCCCCGACTGCCTCGACGGCGTCACCCCCGACGACCTGCGCTCGGCCTTCCTGCGGGCGACGGCCCCCCGGCCCGTGCCCCGGGTCGACCTCGAGCACGTCGCCCCGATCCGCCTCTCGGTCGCCGACGCCGTCGCCGAGCTCGTCGACGAGCTGCCCCGGGTGGGCACCATCGGCTTCCGGGCCCTGACGGCCTCGCTGGTCGAGCGGCTCGAGGTCGTGCTCCGGTTCCTCGCCGTGCTCGAGCTGTGCAAGCAGGGCCTGGTCGACCTCGACCAGGCCGAGCTCTTCGGCGACATCCGCATCACCTGGACCGGCGGCGCCGAGGACGACGACGAGCGGGGCAGCGTGCTCGCCGGCGCCGCCCGCAGCGTCGACGACTACGAGGGCTGA
- the trpS gene encoding tryptophan--tRNA ligase, whose product MTRVFSGMQPTGDVHLGNLLGALQRWVHDQHTTDAIHCVVDLHALTVPQDPAALRDATLRLSQMFLAVGLDPDVCTVFVQSHVAEHSGLAWLMECTASIGELQRMTQFKDKGGRASFVSGGLLTYPALMAADILLYDTDEVPVGDDQRQHVELARDLAERFNSRYGPTFTVPRATFPKAGARVMDLQDPTSKMSKSAATASGTILVLDEPKVVERKIKRAVTDTESEVRFDVAAKPGVSNLLSILGGATGRTPEEAAAGYTQYGPLKADTAAAVVALLEPIQARFRELEADPAETQRLLAVGAAKARGTAAATLARAREHIGLLDA is encoded by the coding sequence ATGACCCGTGTCTTCTCCGGCATGCAGCCGACCGGCGACGTCCACCTCGGCAACCTGCTGGGGGCGCTGCAGCGCTGGGTCCACGACCAGCACACGACCGACGCCATCCACTGCGTGGTCGACCTCCACGCCCTCACCGTCCCCCAGGACCCGGCCGCCCTGCGCGACGCCACGCTGCGGCTCTCCCAGATGTTCCTGGCCGTCGGCCTCGACCCGGATGTCTGCACGGTGTTCGTCCAGAGCCACGTGGCCGAGCACAGCGGGCTCGCCTGGCTGATGGAGTGCACCGCCTCGATCGGCGAGCTCCAGCGCATGACCCAGTTCAAGGACAAGGGCGGCCGGGCCTCGTTCGTCTCCGGCGGGCTGCTGACCTACCCCGCCCTCATGGCCGCCGACATCCTCCTCTACGACACCGACGAGGTACCCGTCGGCGACGACCAGCGCCAGCACGTGGAGCTGGCCCGTGACCTGGCCGAGCGGTTCAACTCCCGCTACGGGCCGACGTTCACCGTCCCCCGGGCGACGTTCCCGAAGGCCGGCGCCCGGGTGATGGACCTCCAGGACCCGACCTCGAAGATGTCGAAGTCGGCGGCCACGGCGTCGGGGACGATCCTGGTGCTCGATGAGCCCAAGGTCGTCGAGCGGAAGATCAAGCGGGCCGTGACCGACACGGAGTCCGAGGTCCGCTTCGACGTCGCGGCCAAGCCGGGCGTCTCCAACCTCTTGTCGATCCTGGGCGGGGCCACCGGTCGCACCCCGGAGGAGGCGGCCGCCGGCTACACCCAGTACGGCCCGCTCAAGGCCGACACGGCTGCTGCCGTGGTCGCCCTGCTCGAGCCCATCCAGGCCCGGTTCCGCGAGCTGGAGGCCGACCCGGCCGAGACCCAGCGCCTGCTCGCCGTCGGGGCCGCCAAGGCCCGGGGGACGGCCGCCGCCACCCTGGCCCGGGCCCGGGAGCACATCGGCCTGCTCGACGCCTGA
- a CDS encoding TraR/DksA C4-type zinc finger protein produces MLTADLLTELRAALEADRDQLRQQIAGLPGESDFDENHADSGQVAAELGEGRVLAGALGDQLAEVEHALEKMDAGTYGLCEADGEPIDAGRLEAMPATRFCIDHA; encoded by the coding sequence ATGCTGACCGCCGACCTGCTCACCGAGCTCCGCGCCGCGCTGGAGGCCGACCGCGACCAGCTGCGGCAGCAGATCGCCGGCCTCCCCGGCGAGAGCGACTTCGACGAGAACCACGCCGACTCCGGCCAGGTGGCCGCCGAGCTGGGCGAGGGCCGGGTCCTGGCCGGCGCCCTGGGCGACCAGCTGGCCGAGGTCGAGCACGCCCTGGAGAAGATGGACGCCGGCACCTACGGCCTGTGCGAGGCCGACGGCGAGCCCATCGACGCCGGCCGGCTCGAGGCCATGCCCGCCACCCGCTTCTGCATCGACCACGCCTGA
- the cmk gene encoding (d)CMP kinase — protein sequence MRIIAIDGPAGSGKSTIARRLASRLGLQYLDTGAMYRGVTFAALRRGIDPADAADVARIVREVELDVGLDTVTVDGVDATIEIRGPEVTRAVSLVAANPDVRADLVRRQREWAAERGGGVLEGRDIGTVVFPDAQLKVYLTARPEVRADRRSKEVADLSYEAVATDLARRDALDQGRETSPLAEAEGALVVDTSDLTIDEVVEALVTKVGG from the coding sequence GTGAGGATCATCGCCATCGACGGTCCGGCCGGGTCCGGGAAGTCCACCATCGCCCGCCGGCTGGCGAGCCGCCTGGGGCTCCAGTACCTCGACACCGGGGCCATGTACCGCGGGGTCACCTTCGCCGCCCTCCGGCGGGGGATCGACCCCGCCGACGCGGCCGACGTGGCCCGCATCGTGCGCGAGGTCGAGCTCGACGTCGGCCTCGACACGGTGACCGTCGACGGCGTCGACGCGACCATCGAGATCCGGGGCCCCGAGGTGACCCGGGCCGTCTCGCTGGTGGCCGCCAACCCCGACGTCCGGGCCGACCTGGTCCGCCGGCAGCGGGAGTGGGCCGCCGAGCGGGGGGGCGGGGTGCTCGAGGGCCGCGACATCGGCACCGTGGTGTTCCCCGACGCCCAGCTCAAGGTGTACCTGACCGCCCGCCCCGAGGTTCGGGCCGACCGCCGGTCCAAGGAGGTGGCCGACCTCTCCTACGAGGCGGTCGCCACCGACCTGGCCCGCCGCGACGCCCTCGACCAGGGACGGGAGACCTCGCCGCTGGCCGAGGCCGAGGGCGCCCTGGTGGTCGACACCAGCGACCTCACCATCGACGAGGTGGTCGAGGCCCTCGTCACCAAGGTCGGCGGGTGA
- the scpB gene encoding SMC-Scp complex subunit ScpB, which translates to MADLPAGAPADLPVETRRALEAIVLVAPDPVEPQMLAQLLEISVERVEQACAALAAEYEAQQRGFVLVRVAGGYRFQSHPEASPYVERYVLEGQSARLSSAALETLAIVAYKQPLSRAQVASIRGVNVDGVMRTLTHRGLVAEVARDPGPGQAVLYGTTPLFLERLGLDSLEDLPSIASFVPGADVVEALEHSLRVTPDDDPAPDDPAPDDPPEPDDEAATDPTGPEAAEDVDLTALGDAQDWEDPDAGGV; encoded by the coding sequence ATGGCCGACCTCCCGGCCGGGGCCCCGGCCGACCTGCCCGTCGAGACCCGTCGCGCCCTCGAGGCCATCGTGCTGGTGGCCCCCGACCCGGTCGAGCCGCAGATGCTGGCCCAGCTGCTCGAGATCTCCGTCGAGCGGGTCGAGCAGGCCTGCGCCGCCCTGGCCGCCGAGTACGAGGCCCAGCAGCGCGGCTTCGTCCTGGTGCGGGTCGCCGGCGGCTACCGGTTCCAGAGCCACCCCGAGGCCTCCCCCTACGTCGAGCGCTACGTCCTCGAGGGCCAGTCGGCCCGGCTGTCGAGCGCGGCGCTGGAGACCCTCGCCATCGTGGCCTACAAGCAGCCCCTCTCCCGGGCCCAGGTGGCGTCGATCCGGGGCGTCAACGTCGACGGCGTGATGCGCACCCTCACCCACCGCGGCCTCGTCGCCGAGGTCGCCCGCGACCCCGGACCCGGCCAGGCGGTCCTCTACGGCACCACCCCGCTGTTCCTCGAGCGGCTGGGGCTCGACTCGCTCGAGGACCTGCCGTCGATCGCCTCGTTCGTGCCCGGCGCCGACGTGGTCGAGGCCCTCGAGCACAGCCTACGGGTCACCCCCGACGACGACCCCGCCCCGGACGACCCCGCCCCGGACGACCCCCCCGAGCCCGACGACGAGGCCGCCACCGATCCGACGGGACCCGAGGCGGCCGAGGACGTCGACCTCACCGCCCTGGGCGACGCCCAGGACTGGGAGGACCCCGATGCCGGAGGCGTCTGA
- a CDS encoding thymidylate synthase, giving the protein MRQYLDLLDAVLHEGEDRPDRTGVGTRSLFGWQSRYDLADGFPLLTTKKVHLRSIVVELLWFLQGRTDNGWLNERGVTIWDEWATAEQAARFGRAEGDLGPVYGHQWRNFGATVRPDGTFADDGVDQIARVVDRIRTDPTSRRLIVSGWHPAESEAVTLPPCHTLFQFYVTGDGRLSCQLYQRSADVFLGVPFNIASYALLTHMVAHVTGLRPGVFVHTFGDVHLYANHHQQALTQLGRRPGPLPRLTLDPAVTEIDGFSLESIVISGYDPAPALPAPVAV; this is encoded by the coding sequence GTGCGCCAGTACCTCGACCTCCTCGACGCCGTGCTGCACGAGGGGGAGGACCGCCCCGACCGCACCGGCGTGGGCACCCGCTCCCTGTTCGGGTGGCAGTCCCGCTACGACCTCGCCGACGGGTTCCCGCTGCTCACGACCAAGAAGGTGCACCTCCGCTCGATCGTGGTCGAGCTGCTGTGGTTCCTCCAGGGCCGCACCGACAACGGCTGGCTCAACGAGCGGGGCGTGACGATCTGGGACGAGTGGGCCACCGCCGAGCAGGCGGCGCGCTTCGGCCGGGCCGAGGGCGACCTGGGTCCCGTCTACGGCCACCAGTGGCGGAACTTCGGGGCGACCGTCCGCCCCGACGGGACCTTCGCGGACGACGGCGTCGACCAGATCGCCCGCGTCGTCGATCGGATCCGCACCGACCCGACGTCGCGCCGGCTGATCGTGAGCGGCTGGCACCCGGCCGAGTCCGAGGCCGTCACCCTCCCGCCGTGCCACACCCTGTTCCAGTTCTACGTCACCGGCGACGGGCGGCTGTCGTGCCAGCTCTACCAGCGCTCGGCCGACGTGTTCCTGGGGGTGCCGTTCAACATCGCGTCCTACGCCCTGCTGACCCACATGGTCGCCCACGTGACCGGCCTGCGCCCGGGCGTGTTCGTCCACACCTTCGGCGACGTGCACCTCTACGCCAACCACCACCAGCAGGCCCTGACCCAGCTGGGCCGCAGGCCGGGCCCGCTCCCCCGCCTCACCCTCGACCCCGCCGTCACCGAGATCGACGGCTTCAGCCTCGAGAGCATCGTGATCTCGGGCTACGACCCGGCGCCGGCCCTGCCCGCCCCGGTCGCCGTCTGA
- a CDS encoding NUDIX domain-containing protein, which translates to MAGDPTGGFRHLGDEVVYSGGRRMRVVRATFAAPDGSTFTRDVVRTQGAVAVVPLLDDGETVLLVRQYRGPLDALLLEIPAGLLDVEGEEPADCARRELVEEVGCTADEVTLLAHAHVAAGISDHTVTIYLGTGLTEVGQDLQGPEEEHMTVERLSLRDVPRLVADGTLTDGKTIIGLLAARERLGLGP; encoded by the coding sequence GTGGCGGGGGACCCCACCGGGGGCTTCCGGCACCTGGGGGACGAGGTCGTCTACTCCGGCGGCCGGCGCATGCGCGTCGTGCGGGCCACCTTCGCCGCCCCCGACGGATCGACCTTCACCCGCGACGTGGTCCGCACCCAGGGTGCGGTGGCGGTCGTGCCCCTCCTCGACGACGGCGAGACCGTCCTGCTCGTCCGCCAGTACCGGGGCCCGCTGGACGCCCTGCTGCTCGAGATCCCGGCCGGGCTCCTCGACGTCGAGGGCGAGGAGCCGGCCGACTGCGCCCGGCGGGAGCTGGTCGAGGAGGTCGGGTGCACCGCCGACGAGGTCACGCTCCTCGCCCACGCCCACGTCGCCGCCGGGATCAGCGACCACACGGTCACGATCTACCTGGGGACGGGGCTCACCGAGGTGGGCCAGGACCTCCAGGGACCGGAGGAGGAGCACATGACCGTCGAGCGGCTCTCGCTGCGCGACGTCCCCCGCCTCGTGGCCGACGGGACGCTCACCGACGGCAAGACGATCATCGGCCTGCTGGCGGCGCGGGAGCGCCTCGGGCTGGGGCCGTGA
- a CDS encoding IS5 family transposase yields MRALDPEVSDAVFVTVEWLVPPAPKRRQGGGRRRVPDRVIFRGLMIRLVTGVAWETVEFLLHHEVSDTTLRARRDEWVRAGVFNRLMAQALRAYDKVIGLDTTDVVIDGSHHPAPCGGEGTGIAPGNKGRLAWKWSTAVEAAGIPLGWALDGGNRNDYRMLEPTLDVVTTGPTARAIGTLHLDRGYGYPSLPDRLAGYDISEFNALWRNKPGQGAVALVGFGKRWTVERTHSWLTNYGQLRRNTDRRTEHRHAALCLAIAFLITAKLIDHRNQHYRPIR; encoded by the coding sequence ATGCGCGCGCTCGATCCTGAAGTCAGCGACGCTGTGTTCGTCACGGTCGAATGGCTGGTGCCTCCAGCACCGAAGCGTCGCCAAGGTGGTGGCCGGCGCCGGGTCCCAGACCGGGTGATCTTCCGGGGCCTGATGATCCGCCTCGTCACCGGAGTGGCGTGGGAGACCGTCGAGTTCTTGCTTCACCACGAGGTCTCCGACACCACCCTGCGCGCCCGCCGCGACGAATGGGTTCGGGCCGGTGTGTTCAACCGGCTCATGGCCCAAGCGCTGCGCGCCTATGACAAGGTCATCGGTCTCGACACCACCGACGTGGTCATCGACGGCAGCCACCACCCCGCCCCCTGCGGAGGCGAAGGAACCGGCATCGCCCCAGGTAACAAGGGTCGTCTGGCCTGGAAGTGGAGTACCGCGGTGGAGGCCGCCGGCATCCCGTTGGGCTGGGCCCTCGACGGCGGCAACCGCAACGACTACCGCATGCTCGAGCCCACCCTTGATGTCGTGACCACCGGGCCCACCGCCCGAGCCATCGGCACCCTCCACCTCGACCGCGGGTACGGCTACCCATCGCTTCCCGACCGTCTCGCCGGCTACGACATCTCCGAGTTCAACGCCCTGTGGCGCAACAAGCCCGGCCAAGGCGCCGTGGCCTTGGTCGGCTTCGGCAAACGATGGACCGTCGAACGCACCCACTCCTGGCTCACCAACTACGGACAGCTCCGCCGCAACACCGACCGCCGCACAGAACACCGCCACGCCGCCCTCTGCCTAGCCATCGCGTTCCTCATCACCGCCAAGCTGATCGACCACCGCAACCAGCACTACCGACCTATCCGCTGA
- the aroH gene encoding chorismate mutase, which translates to MAPAVRALRGATTVDVDTPDHIEERVVALLDTLIERNGVDHEDLISILFTATEDVVSTFPATAARKSGLGDVPLICARELSIEGGTPMCIRVMVHLTTERTRDELHHVYLEGARGLRDDLPD; encoded by the coding sequence ATGGCCCCTGCGGTGCGAGCCCTCCGGGGCGCCACGACCGTCGACGTCGACACCCCCGACCACATCGAGGAACGCGTCGTCGCCCTGCTCGACACCCTGATCGAGCGCAACGGCGTCGACCACGAGGACCTCATCAGCATCCTCTTCACCGCCACCGAGGACGTGGTCAGCACGTTCCCGGCGACCGCCGCCCGCAAGAGCGGGCTGGGCGACGTGCCCCTGATCTGCGCCCGCGAGCTGTCGATCGAGGGGGGCACGCCCATGTGCATCCGGGTCATGGTCCACCTCACCACCGAGCGCACCCGCGACGAGCTGCACCACGTCTACCTCGAGGGCGCCCGCGGCCTCCGCGACGACCTGCCCGACTGA
- the aroA gene encoding 3-phosphoshikimate 1-carboxyvinyltransferase: MDDPRPITPLAAPPAGVEVRVPGGRSVTNRALVAAALAEGTSVLRGAGLSDDSEAMIDCLRALGATVTVAGTDVTVVGVAGRPQGRTEVFTRLSGTTSRFVTAVAALADGPVRIDALPPMRARPMGDLVDALRGLGVTVDEHGEPGHLPLTVAGPIAGDRVAVPGTISSQYTSGLLLAGGARIGGLTVELGTDRLVSAPYVAMTTQVMEAFGVVAEATAAGFATRGGGYRASDFDVPADAATAAYLLAAAAVTGGTVTVPALPTADLQADVELVDVLGAMGCTVSWSGRDVTVTGPARGRLTGGRTFDLTAFSDMAPTVAVLAAFADGPVEVAGVGFIRGKETDRIAASVAELRRIGVAADETDDGFVVWPGGRPEGVDPHGAVIETYDDHRTAMSFALVGLVVPGISISDPTVVGKTHPGFWADLDRLRP, from the coding sequence GTGGACGACCCGCGGCCGATCACGCCGCTGGCGGCACCGCCGGCCGGTGTCGAGGTGCGGGTCCCGGGCGGGCGCAGCGTCACCAACCGCGCCCTGGTGGCCGCGGCCCTGGCCGAGGGCACCTCGGTGCTCCGGGGCGCCGGCCTGAGCGACGACAGCGAGGCCATGATCGACTGCCTCCGGGCGCTCGGCGCGACCGTCACCGTCGCGGGCACCGACGTCACCGTCGTCGGCGTCGCCGGCCGGCCCCAGGGCCGCACCGAGGTCTTCACCCGGCTGTCGGGGACCACGTCCCGGTTCGTCACGGCCGTGGCCGCCCTCGCCGACGGCCCGGTGCGGATCGACGCCCTGCCACCCATGCGGGCCCGCCCCATGGGCGACCTGGTCGACGCCCTGCGGGGCCTCGGTGTCACGGTCGACGAGCACGGCGAGCCTGGCCACCTCCCGCTCACGGTGGCCGGGCCGATCGCCGGGGACCGGGTCGCGGTGCCGGGCACGATCTCCAGCCAGTACACCTCCGGGCTGCTGCTCGCAGGTGGTGCCCGGATCGGCGGGCTCACGGTCGAGCTCGGGACCGACCGCCTCGTCTCGGCTCCCTACGTCGCCATGACCACCCAGGTGATGGAGGCGTTCGGGGTCGTCGCCGAGGCGACCGCGGCCGGGTTCGCGACCCGGGGCGGGGGCTACCGGGCCTCGGACTTCGACGTGCCCGCCGACGCCGCCACCGCGGCCTACCTCCTCGCCGCCGCGGCCGTCACGGGGGGCACGGTGACGGTCCCCGCCCTACCCACCGCCGACCTGCAGGCGGACGTCGAGCTGGTCGACGTGCTGGGGGCCATGGGCTGCACGGTGTCGTGGTCGGGTCGCGACGTGACCGTCACCGGGCCGGCCCGAGGGCGGCTGACCGGCGGCCGGACGTTCGACCTCACCGCCTTCTCGGACATGGCGCCCACCGTCGCCGTGCTGGCTGCCTTCGCCGACGGGCCCGTCGAGGTCGCGGGCGTCGGCTTCATCCGGGGCAAGGAGACCGATCGCATCGCCGCCTCGGTGGCCGAGCTGCGGCGGATCGGCGTCGCCGCCGACGAGACCGACGACGGCTTCGTCGTGTGGCCCGGCGGTCGCCCGGAGGGGGTCGACCCCCACGGCGCCGTCATCGAGACCTACGACGACCACCGCACGGCCATGTCGTTCGCCCTGGTCGGCCTGGTCGTCCCCGGCATCTCGATCAGCGACCCGACGGTCGTCGGCAAGACCCACCCCGGGTTCTGGGCCGACCTCGACCGTCTCCGCCCGTGA
- a CDS encoding 1-acyl-sn-glycerol-3-phosphate acyltransferase yields the protein MSSEPAGPAEPVVPTDGDVGATAADAGTTRRERRALARAERRSGAVIRLDPPGFGERLLYGVIRGALVAFARVWLRVEYRGLEHVPTDGPFILAPVHRSNIDFLLAAGCARRRQRFLAKDTLWVPGFGRLWSALGGIPVARGTADREALHACQAVIELGEPLVMFPEGTRQEGPVVEELFDGPAFVQARTGVPIVPVGIGGSDRAMPKGAKYIRPVKVVVVVGEPLPAPQIEGAKARRASVRAQTAELKGHVQALFDEAQRRAGTPN from the coding sequence GTGAGCAGCGAGCCGGCCGGTCCGGCCGAGCCCGTCGTCCCGACCGACGGCGACGTCGGTGCCACCGCCGCCGACGCCGGGACCACCCGCCGGGAACGGCGGGCGCTGGCCCGGGCCGAGCGTCGCAGCGGTGCCGTCATCCGCCTCGACCCGCCGGGGTTCGGCGAGCGGCTCCTGTACGGGGTCATCCGCGGCGCCCTGGTCGCCTTCGCCCGGGTGTGGCTCCGCGTCGAGTACCGGGGCCTCGAGCACGTCCCCACCGACGGGCCGTTCATCCTGGCGCCGGTCCACCGGTCGAACATCGACTTCCTGCTGGCTGCCGGGTGCGCCCGCCGCCGTCAGCGCTTCCTGGCCAAGGACACCCTCTGGGTGCCCGGCTTCGGGCGGCTGTGGTCGGCCCTGGGCGGGATCCCCGTGGCTCGGGGCACGGCCGACCGGGAGGCCCTGCACGCCTGCCAGGCCGTGATCGAGCTGGGCGAGCCCCTGGTGATGTTCCCCGAGGGCACCCGCCAGGAGGGGCCGGTCGTCGAGGAGCTGTTCGACGGGCCCGCCTTCGTCCAGGCCCGCACCGGGGTCCCCATCGTCCCCGTGGGCATCGGTGGCTCCGACCGGGCGATGCCCAAGGGGGCCAAGTACATCCGCCCGGTGAAGGTCGTCGTCGTCGTCGGCGAGCCCCTCCCGGCCCCGCAGATCGAGGGGGCCAAGGCCCGGCGGGCGTCGGTCCGGGCCCAGACCGCCGAGCTCAAGGGCCACGTCCAGGCCCTCTTCGACGAGGCCCAGCGCCGCGCCGGCACCCCCAACTGA
- a CDS encoding pseudouridine synthase yields MPEASDPDQGRIRLQKVLAQAGMGSRRACEELIADGRVTIDGEEAMLGDRVDPEVSVVEVDGVPIGIRPGSVYYLLNKPTGVVTTADDPQGRPVVVDLVPETPRVFPVGRLDLDTEGLLLLTNDGDLTHRLTHPSFGVEKEYLAEVEGTPGRGALRRLREGVELDDGLTAPATVGTVGPSVLRIVIHEGRNRQVRRMCEAVGHPVRRLVRTRIGPVTDHLLAPGAWRELTQAEVRALERAAAESATDEG; encoded by the coding sequence ATGCCGGAGGCGTCTGACCCCGACCAGGGCCGCATCCGGCTGCAGAAGGTCCTGGCCCAGGCGGGCATGGGCAGCCGGCGGGCCTGCGAGGAGCTGATCGCCGACGGCCGGGTCACCATCGACGGCGAGGAGGCGATGCTGGGTGACCGGGTCGACCCCGAGGTCTCGGTGGTCGAGGTCGACGGCGTGCCCATCGGGATCCGGCCGGGGTCGGTGTACTACCTGCTCAACAAGCCGACGGGGGTCGTCACCACCGCCGACGACCCCCAGGGCCGGCCCGTCGTGGTCGACCTGGTCCCGGAGACCCCGCGCGTGTTCCCGGTCGGCCGTCTCGACCTCGACACCGAGGGCCTCCTGCTGCTCACCAACGACGGCGACCTCACCCACCGGCTGACGCACCCGTCGTTCGGCGTCGAGAAGGAGTACCTGGCCGAGGTCGAGGGGACGCCCGGGCGGGGGGCCCTGCGCCGGCTGCGCGAGGGCGTCGAGCTCGACGACGGCCTCACCGCCCCCGCCACCGTCGGCACCGTCGGCCCGTCGGTCCTGCGGATCGTGATCCACGAGGGCCGCAACCGCCAGGTCCGCCGCATGTGCGAGGCGGTGGGCCACCCCGTGCGCCGGCTGGTGCGCACCCGCATCGGCCCCGTCACCGACCACTTACTGGCCCCCGGGGCGTGGCGGGAGCTCACCCAGGCCGAGGTCCGCGCCCTGGAGCGGGCCGCCGCCGAGTCCGCCACCGACGAGGGGTGA